In the SAR324 cluster bacterium genome, GCGGTGGCGCCTCGGAAAAACCGGAGACATCCAGCATCAACAGCAGAATCGCGGTGCGTTCAATGTGACGCAGGAAGCGGTCGCCCAGCCCCCGTCCTTCGTGCGCTCCCTCGATCAGACCCGGGATGTCGGCAATCACGAAGACTTCATACTCATTGTGCTTGACCACACCAAGTTGAGGAACCAGTGTGGTGAAAGGGTAATCTGCCACCTTGGGTCGAGCGTGGGAGAGCTTGCTGATCAGCGTGGACTTGCCAGCGTTGGGGAAGCCAACCAGACCGACATCAGCCATCAACTTCAGCTCAAGACGGATCCAGAGTTCCTGCGAGGGTTCACCCGGTTGGTGGTGTTCAGGGGCCCGATTCGTTGATGTTTTGAAGCGCGCATTGCCCCGTCCTCCTCGTCCGCCCTTGAGGAACAGGTATTCTCGCTCTTCGAGAATCTCCAGCAGGACATCACCATTTTCTTCATCACAGACCACAGTTCCGAGTGGAACACGAACCAAGCAGTCCTTGCCGTTACGCCCATGCTTGTTGCGTCCACCACCCGACTGGCCATTTTCTGCGTGTTGATGTTGTTGAAAGGAGAGATCGAGCAAGGTGCTGCGGGCATGATCTCCGACAAAGCGGATGCTTCCGCCCTCGCCACCGTCCCCACCATCGGGTCCACCAAATTCAACAAACTTTTCACGACGAAAGGAGGTGCAGCCCGCTCCTCCCCTGCCGGAGCGAACATGAATCTTGACCGAATCAACAAATTTCATGGAAGAGGCCGTGTCTCAGACACGGAAGAAGTTGAGGAACTCGTCCGGTAGCTCCATACGAACACGCCGGTTGAGGTGATGAACGAAGGGATGCATCGCTGCCTTGAGACAAGTGTGATAATTCTCTGGATCATCCTCACTTCTCAGTTCACGGTAGGACTGGTTGGCTTGGCGCATCAAGATCTTTGCATGAATAGGCACCATCTCTTGGTTGCGTTCCAGTGCGTTCAAAAGCTGGTCATCAGGGAAGCCACAAAGCAGATAGGTGAAGGAATTCTCAAAGCGGAAGACAAAGAAGGGCGCATGCTCTGCAAAAGCGCTACGGGTAGCGGTCATGAAGCGCAGGAAGTAGTCTCGCATCTTCTCGTCTTTCCAGAAACCAAGTGTGATCGAGTTGAGTTGCGAGTGAGTCGTCGCGTTGAAGGAACGGAAGAATTGATAGTTCTTGTAGCGCAGCACCTCAGGCTTCTCCTCGATTTTTGACATCTGCCCTTGCAGCGCCTTCAGCGTGCCTCCAAGATCGGATTCACTGAGCGTCCGAGGATCAATTTGTCCTTGTTCCGCTTCCTGGGCCTTGATCCAGTCGATGAGGAAACGATCCTTTGCTTGCAAGTAGTGCTTAAAGGAGGACTTTTGGGTCAGCGCAACGATCTCTTCCTCTAGCTTGACCGCGTCCAGATCTGCTGGTAAAGCGCGGAGCATCTGCTCAACTTCTTGCAGCATCGGCTCATCTGGGAAGGCTTTTGTCAATTCCTGTAGATTGCGAAGAGTGCGCTTAATCTTCAGACGTGTGCGATGAAGGAAGACCTCTGGATTGCAGGACTGCTTCTCAAAATCCTGAAAGGTCTCACATGGAATCTCGCTCTGGTTGGCTCCCTTGAGTTTGAGCGCCTGTGTCAGGTTGTCAGGAATTTGGCGTAAGCTGTAGAGTTGTTCGACCAGCATGCCCTGGAGCAACTCCAACACACGGTTCAGTCGTCCGATTTGCAGAAAGCTGTTGCGCAGAGTGGAGAATCCCGACAAGGTCTTCTGCGCCAGTTGACGCATGTCGTTGTCCATGTCGAGGTAGAGTCCGGCAGTCACGTCTCGCTGACGGCCCGGATAAATCGTGATTTTGAGTTTGTCGTCGCTGATGCTCGCCATGTCGGATCTTGGGAGTGCAGTACAGGGAAGGCCAGAAACTGGGTGGCAATTGGTCGGTTGTTCGACCTGCAAGGGCAAGACCAGTCCTGGGCGCGTTAGACAATTCCTTTGCGATCTGTCGGCAGGTGGGTTACACCAAATAATTACCTATTGAGAGTCTGCCATGAATCAAGAGATTACGCACGATATTAAGGTCGCTGTCCAGTCCTTCTATTTGGATAATGAATCTGACCCTGAAAAACCACTCTTTCTGTTCGCCTATCGAGTGCGGATTGAAAACCAGGGATACGAGACCGTACAGTTGCTGAAGCGACACTGGATCATCA is a window encoding:
- the obgE gene encoding GTPase ObgE; amino-acid sequence: MKFVDSVKIHVRSGRGGAGCTSFRREKFVEFGGPDGGDGGEGGSIRFVGDHARSTLLDLSFQQHQHAENGQSGGGRNKHGRNGKDCLVRVPLGTVVCDEENGDVLLEILEEREYLFLKGGRGGRGNARFKTSTNRAPEHHQPGEPSQELWIRLELKLMADVGLVGFPNAGKSTLISKLSHARPKVADYPFTTLVPQLGVVKHNEYEVFVIADIPGLIEGAHEGRGLGDRFLRHIERTAILLLMLDVSGFSEAPP